One window of the Desulfobotulus mexicanus genome contains the following:
- a CDS encoding SDR family oxidoreductase, which translates to MNLFSLEHKKALITGASRGIGESIAATFAEYGAHCILVSRKLDSLETVVDRIRSQGGSAEAMACNMGDLDQIASLMDAVEAKHGRLDILVNNAAANPYFGEMLHAEAWAWDKTHDVNLKGPFFMSQRAAILMKKKGQGGAIVNVSSINGIRPAQMQGIYSITKAALISMTQAFARELAPCGIRVNALLPGMTETKFSSAITENEAVSKAVISMIPLQRIAAPSEMAGAALYLVSDAASYTTGTCLICDGGMLA; encoded by the coding sequence ATGAATCTGTTTTCCCTTGAGCATAAGAAGGCATTGATTACGGGAGCGAGCAGGGGTATTGGTGAGAGTATTGCCGCAACGTTTGCGGAGTATGGCGCGCATTGTATTCTGGTGAGCCGTAAACTGGATAGCCTTGAGACTGTTGTGGACAGGATCCGTTCCCAGGGGGGCTCGGCCGAGGCCATGGCCTGTAACATGGGAGATCTGGATCAGATTGCCTCTCTCATGGATGCTGTGGAGGCAAAGCATGGGAGGCTGGATATCCTTGTAAATAATGCGGCAGCCAATCCCTATTTTGGTGAAATGCTCCATGCGGAGGCCTGGGCCTGGGATAAAACCCATGATGTGAATTTGAAAGGGCCCTTTTTTATGTCCCAGAGGGCGGCCATACTGATGAAAAAGAAAGGGCAGGGAGGCGCCATTGTCAACGTCTCTTCCATTAACGGAATCCGTCCCGCGCAGATGCAGGGGATCTATTCCATCACGAAAGCAGCCTTGATATCCATGACTCAGGCCTTTGCGAGGGAGCTGGCACCCTGTGGAATCCGTGTCAATGCCCTGTTGCCGGGTATGACAGAAACGAAATTTTCCAGTGCCATTACGGAGAACGAAGCTGTCAGCAAGGCGGTGATTTCCATGATTCCCCTGCAACGCATTGCCGCTCCCAGTGAAATGGCAGGCGCTGCCCTTTACCTTGTATCGGATGCGGCCTCCTATACCACGGGTACCTGCCTGATCTGTGATGGGGGCATGCTGGCCTGA
- a CDS encoding putative quinol monooxygenase, whose amino-acid sequence MVVTAMIRVKPEAAVPAEERLGELVRAAASEEGVLVYSLHKDRKNPGVFFVYERYADREAFERHGSMAHVQEFFKWVGSHLLQQPELTVYEEVASFVKGMPD is encoded by the coding sequence ATGGTGGTTACGGCGATGATACGGGTAAAGCCGGAAGCAGCAGTTCCGGCGGAAGAAAGGCTTGGCGAGCTTGTAAGAGCCGCAGCGTCAGAAGAAGGGGTGCTGGTCTACTCCCTGCATAAAGACCGGAAAAACCCGGGTGTTTTCTTTGTATATGAAAGATATGCGGACAGGGAAGCTTTTGAGCGTCATGGCAGCATGGCCCATGTGCAGGAGTTTTTTAAATGGGTGGGGTCTCATCTCCTGCAGCAACCTGAACTCACTGTCTATGAAGAGGTGGCTTCATTTGTAAAAGGAATGCCAGATTGA
- a CDS encoding sigma-54-dependent Fis family transcriptional regulator, which produces MMTFERLLFEISSKFVNIPASEVDQEINDAIRKIVEFLGIDQSVFGEFRDGSHELKISHGYTAHIWPENPGIILNALAPNITLRLKRGEVVNLSSLPDDAPEDWHEERQYAEKVGLKSCVGVSLKIGGSVLGVIIFESYRRHQNWTETSIRHMRLLAQVFASALERKQTELKLRKAFDTIQKLSERLKAENSYLKESILSENRYSHIIGNSPAMTEVLNRMEQVSVTDASVLLMGETGTGKTVLAELVHAISHRSTKTMIKVNCAALPSNLLESEFFGHEKGAFTGAVNKKIGRFAIAHGSTLFLDEIGELPLDLQAKFLRVLDDGEFEPIGSNRTVRVNVRIVAATNRNLARMVQEGTFRSDLYYRLNVYPILVPPLRERQEDIPEMVHSFIHQLSKSMGRHIGPLSEKDMAAMTAYSWPGNIRELKNVVENAMISSQGAVLSLHPPPGGHEHQPQETLNHAEAERQLILSTLQQARGRIKGAGGAAAILELKPSTLYSKMKKLGIRNPWKSPEP; this is translated from the coding sequence ATGATGACCTTTGAACGACTCCTCTTTGAAATATCATCCAAGTTCGTCAACATTCCTGCTTCGGAAGTGGATCAGGAAATTAATGATGCCATCAGAAAAATTGTGGAGTTTCTCGGCATTGACCAGAGTGTTTTCGGAGAATTCAGGGATGGCAGCCATGAACTGAAAATAAGCCACGGGTATACCGCCCATATATGGCCGGAAAACCCGGGCATTATCCTCAATGCTCTAGCTCCTAACATCACCCTCCGCCTCAAGCGGGGCGAGGTGGTCAACCTTTCCAGCCTTCCCGATGACGCACCGGAAGACTGGCATGAAGAACGTCAGTATGCGGAAAAGGTAGGACTCAAATCATGTGTGGGCGTAAGCCTCAAGATCGGAGGGTCTGTACTGGGTGTCATCATTTTTGAATCCTACCGCAGACACCAGAACTGGACGGAAACCTCCATTCGGCACATGCGGCTTCTGGCCCAGGTTTTTGCCAGTGCGCTGGAACGCAAACAGACCGAACTCAAGCTCAGAAAAGCCTTTGACACCATACAAAAACTGTCTGAACGCCTGAAAGCAGAAAACAGTTATCTCAAAGAATCCATCCTCAGTGAAAACCGCTACTCCCACATTATCGGCAACAGTCCGGCCATGACAGAGGTGCTGAACCGCATGGAACAGGTGTCCGTGACCGATGCCTCCGTTCTGCTTATGGGAGAAACGGGCACAGGCAAAACCGTTCTGGCAGAACTGGTCCATGCCATAAGCCACCGAAGTACCAAAACCATGATCAAGGTCAATTGTGCGGCCCTGCCATCCAATCTCTTGGAAAGCGAATTCTTCGGGCACGAAAAAGGAGCTTTTACAGGAGCAGTAAACAAAAAAATCGGGCGCTTTGCCATAGCCCACGGTTCCACCCTTTTTCTGGATGAAATAGGGGAGCTGCCTCTGGATCTCCAGGCTAAATTCCTCAGAGTACTGGATGACGGCGAGTTTGAACCCATTGGCAGCAACCGCACCGTACGTGTAAATGTCCGCATTGTGGCAGCCACAAACCGGAATCTGGCCCGGATGGTGCAAGAGGGGACGTTTCGGTCTGACCTCTACTATCGGCTGAATGTGTATCCCATACTCGTCCCCCCGCTAAGAGAAAGGCAGGAAGACATACCGGAAATGGTGCACTCTTTTATTCATCAGCTTTCCAAAAGCATGGGACGGCATATTGGTCCCTTGTCAGAAAAAGACATGGCAGCCATGACCGCCTATTCCTGGCCGGGCAATATCCGTGAGCTGAAAAATGTGGTGGAAAACGCCATGATTTCTTCCCAGGGAGCTGTCCTTTCCCTGCACCCTCCTCCGGGCGGTCATGAACACCAGCCACAGGAAACACTGAACCATGCCGAAGCAGAACGCCAGCTGATTCTCTCCACGTTACAACAGGCCAGGGGCAGAATTAAGGGAGCGGGTGGAGCCGCCGCCATTTTAGAACTGAAACCGTCCACCCTCTACTCCAAAATGAAAAAACTCGGCATCCGTAATCCGTGGAAATCTCCCGAACCCTGA
- a CDS encoding HAMP domain-containing protein, producing the protein MPIRKTTRMLQDVVKSKGDLTRKLEVQSRDEIGDMATGFNTFIEKIHEIVTDVISRAGLVNRSSGNATRSMDFL; encoded by the coding sequence ATTCCTATCCGCAAAACCACCCGCATGCTACAGGATGTGGTAAAAAGCAAAGGGGATCTTACCCGTAAACTGGAAGTGCAGAGCCGGGATGAAATCGGTGACATGGCCACCGGATTTAACACCTTCATTGAAAAAATCCATGAAATAGTGACCGATGTTATCTCCAGAGCAGGTCTTGTCAACCGCTCTTCCGGTAACGCAACCCGTTCCATGGACTTTCTGTGA
- a CDS encoding acyl-CoA thioesterase yields MQEFAPAFPHEVSIRIPMHMVDLGNVIYHSRYLDLYHEARDHYLDAADCSYREIMEKNYHLAVADTHIQFKRPIRYLETAIIRTRIAWIRNRSLCVVQEMTKDVNGTLQLCNRAEFTLVCIGPEFKAIRIPDTFIQRLALFQTSA; encoded by the coding sequence ATGCAGGAGTTTGCCCCAGCCTTTCCCCATGAAGTATCCATCCGTATCCCCATGCACATGGTAGATCTCGGCAATGTTATCTATCACAGCCGCTATCTGGACCTGTATCACGAAGCAAGGGATCATTATCTCGATGCCGCGGACTGCAGCTACAGAGAAATTATGGAAAAAAATTATCATCTAGCCGTTGCCGATACCCATATTCAGTTCAAAAGACCCATCCGCTACCTTGAAACAGCAATCATCCGCACCCGCATTGCCTGGATCCGGAACCGAAGCCTCTGCGTTGTTCAGGAAATGACAAAAGACGTCAACGGGACATTACAGTTATGCAACAGGGCCGAATTCACCCTGGTATGTATCGGACCAGAATTCAAAGCCATTCGTATTCCCGATACCTTCATTCAGAGACTGGCCCTTTTTCAGACCTCTGCCTGA
- a CDS encoding class I SAM-dependent methyltransferase, producing the protein MPDSMTDPKTEQQARMLANRIQKRFKHFHKRFQRQGLEVFRLYDWDIPEIRAVVDWYGGHLVIAEYMREQSKPHWLPAMAEATAAALGVPMEKVHLKKRHAGIRDGKRYGRLDRTDEKIIMGERDLKFWINPSDFVDTGLFSDHRNTRAMVRELAEGSRFLNLYCYTASFTCYAAAGGALKSLSIDRSQGNLDWAGENFRLNGVDGKKHRLLQADAMDHLKTLKKNGETFTLTMVDPPSYSSARDKGKTFDIAEDHPELLHRVLDVMEKDGTVFFSTNHQAFEPLMDSLKVREIEEITQKTIPEDYQNKRKKIHRCWRILV; encoded by the coding sequence ATGCCAGATTCCATGACAGATCCTAAAACAGAGCAGCAGGCCAGAATGCTGGCAAACCGCATCCAGAAACGTTTTAAGCATTTCCATAAACGTTTCCAGCGTCAGGGCCTTGAGGTTTTCCGGCTCTATGACTGGGATATTCCGGAAATCCGTGCGGTTGTGGACTGGTACGGCGGGCATCTGGTGATAGCGGAATACATGCGGGAGCAGTCTAAGCCCCACTGGCTGCCTGCCATGGCTGAGGCTACAGCCGCTGCCCTTGGTGTACCCATGGAAAAGGTTCATTTGAAAAAAAGGCATGCTGGCATAAGGGACGGAAAACGCTATGGCCGCCTTGACCGGACCGACGAAAAAATCATCATGGGGGAAAGGGATCTGAAATTCTGGATCAACCCCTCTGATTTTGTGGATACGGGACTTTTTTCCGACCACAGAAATACCAGAGCCATGGTCAGGGAGCTGGCTGAAGGTTCGAGGTTTCTCAACCTTTACTGCTATACGGCAAGCTTTACCTGCTACGCTGCAGCGGGCGGTGCCTTAAAAAGCCTTTCCATTGACCGGTCCCAGGGCAATCTTGACTGGGCAGGAGAAAACTTCAGACTCAACGGCGTGGACGGAAAAAAACACAGGCTGCTTCAGGCCGATGCCATGGACCATCTGAAGACTCTCAAGAAAAACGGCGAGACCTTCACCCTTACCATGGTGGATCCCCCTTCCTACTCATCGGCGAGGGATAAGGGAAAAACCTTTGATATTGCAGAAGATCATCCAGAACTGCTGCACAGGGTTCTGGATGTCATGGAAAAAGACGGGACTGTATTTTTTTCCACCAACCATCAGGCCTTTGAGCCCCTGATGGACAGCCTGAAAGTCCGGGAAATCGAAGAGATCACCCAAAAAACCATTCCCGAAGATTACCAGAACAAAAGAAAAAAGATACACCGTTGCTGGCGTATCCTTGTCTGA
- a CDS encoding VOC family protein yields MDHLNIVVTDLAKAAGFFEAMGFRAVMESDLDGAFLEKVTGLSGVKGRFIAMEHSGSSMRLELLEYQPAMLPDGQISMANKVGFRHLAFQVEDMEKTVENLKSLGAVFLSPVQTWEKTGKKLVYFLGPDGILMELCQYPLASEDQES; encoded by the coding sequence ATGGACCATTTGAATATTGTTGTGACAGACCTTGCAAAGGCAGCAGGCTTTTTTGAGGCTATGGGATTCAGGGCTGTGATGGAATCGGATCTGGACGGGGCCTTTCTTGAAAAGGTCACTGGCCTTTCCGGGGTGAAGGGGCGTTTTATTGCCATGGAGCATTCCGGGTCTTCCATGCGCCTTGAGCTTCTCGAATATCAGCCTGCCATGCTTCCGGATGGTCAGATAAGTATGGCAAATAAGGTGGGATTCAGGCATCTGGCTTTTCAGGTTGAGGATATGGAAAAAACCGTTGAGAATCTTAAGTCTTTGGGTGCTGTTTTCCTGAGTCCTGTACAGACCTGGGAGAAAACGGGTAAAAAACTTGTGTATTTTCTGGGGCCTGATGGTATTCTCATGGAGCTTTGTCAGTATCCGCTTGCATCTGAAGATCAGGAGTCATAA
- a CDS encoding NifB/NifX family molybdenum-iron cluster-binding protein: MKIALPTKENNTIDSHFGHCEFFTVFTLNEKKEIINEEKVASPVGCGCKSNIAGTLAELGVKVLIAGNMGDGAIRVLAASGIEVIRGCMGDVRAIADKWISGDLRDSGIGCIAHGHECGH, encoded by the coding sequence ATGAAAATTGCATTGCCAACCAAAGAAAACAATACCATAGACAGCCATTTCGGACATTGTGAGTTTTTTACCGTGTTCACGCTGAACGAGAAAAAAGAGATTATCAATGAAGAAAAGGTGGCCTCTCCGGTGGGATGCGGCTGCAAGTCCAATATCGCAGGAACCCTGGCGGAGCTGGGGGTAAAGGTGTTGATTGCCGGTAATATGGGAGATGGTGCCATACGGGTGCTTGCAGCCAGTGGTATTGAGGTGATCCGGGGCTGCATGGGGGATGTACGGGCCATTGCAGATAAATGGATTTCAGGGGATTTAAGGGATTCCGGCATCGGTTGCATTGCCCATGGTCATGAGTGCGGGCATTGA
- a CDS encoding DUF4440 domain-containing protein, which produces MKYFFVFAAVLAFSGCATFQSQKPHSMEVCKESSQEEIAALFERWNFSLESGEPEKVVENYAAGSILLPTVSNKPRFTVAEKQDYFEHFMEKKPSGKIDLSHIELGCNAAIDSGLYTFTFKETGERVQGRYTFTYRWDGTSWRISSHHSSAMPEKP; this is translated from the coding sequence ATGAAATACTTTTTTGTGTTTGCTGCGGTTCTCGCTTTTTCGGGCTGTGCCACATTTCAGTCGCAGAAGCCTCATTCCATGGAAGTCTGCAAAGAAAGCTCACAGGAAGAAATCGCCGCCCTCTTTGAACGCTGGAATTTTTCCCTTGAAAGCGGAGAACCCGAAAAGGTTGTGGAAAACTATGCGGCAGGCAGCATTCTTCTGCCTACAGTGTCCAACAAACCCCGTTTCACGGTTGCGGAAAAGCAGGATTACTTTGAGCATTTCATGGAAAAAAAGCCCTCGGGAAAGATTGACCTGAGCCACATCGAACTGGGCTGTAATGCGGCCATTGATTCGGGTCTTTATACCTTCACATTCAAAGAAACCGGAGAGAGGGTACAGGGCCGCTACACCTTTACGTACAGGTGGGATGGCACCAGCTGGCGTATAAGCAGTCACCACTCTTCGGCTATGCCTGAAAAACCATAA
- a CDS encoding type II toxin-antitoxin system VapC family toxin, whose protein sequence is MTNKRYILDANVFLEYIYNRSLQGKAKQIIKDAILEKIQVIVPSLLLDEITEVLCGNMNNIESVEKHLQYIEKITESEVLNIVVPNTRTRMKAVELARTGNKKTGYPELTDCIYHALAIMNDAIFITNDKRHIAKVKHFGHIVRLSDYPKME, encoded by the coding sequence ATGACAAATAAACGCTACATACTGGATGCCAATGTGTTCCTGGAATATATTTACAATCGTTCGTTACAAGGTAAGGCAAAACAGATAATTAAAGATGCAATTCTGGAGAAAATTCAAGTCATAGTTCCAAGCCTTCTTCTGGATGAGATCACGGAAGTTTTGTGCGGTAATATGAACAACATTGAGAGTGTCGAGAAGCATTTGCAATATATTGAAAAAATTACAGAGTCAGAAGTATTGAATATTGTTGTTCCAAATACCAGAACTCGCATGAAAGCAGTGGAGCTCGCAAGAACAGGAAACAAGAAGACTGGCTATCCTGAATTGACAGATTGCATCTATCATGCCTTGGCCATCATGAACGACGCTATTTTTATAACGAATGACAAAAGACATATTGCAAAAGTGAAGCATTTTGGACATATTGTCAGATTATCAGATTATCCGAAGATGGAATAA
- a CDS encoding type II toxin-antitoxin system Phd/YefM family antitoxin, translated as MEKTIDVTAARRQFGTLLDEVFHKGDIFTIERKGKPLARIIPLDQSIHREEKKTISLQQKALLKELNSLPNIGTDKDPVEVLRSIREQKRIKTANEYDK; from the coding sequence ATGGAAAAAACAATTGATGTTACTGCGGCACGCAGGCAATTCGGAACACTTCTGGACGAAGTCTTCCACAAAGGGGATATTTTTACCATCGAAAGAAAAGGTAAGCCACTGGCAAGGATTATTCCTCTTGATCAATCTATTCACCGAGAAGAGAAGAAAACAATTTCTTTACAGCAAAAAGCACTACTGAAAGAGCTGAATAGTCTTCCTAACATTGGTACAGATAAAGATCCGGTTGAAGTTCTTAGATCCATTCGTGAGCAAAAGCGAATCAAGACAGCCAATGAATATGACAAATAA
- a CDS encoding type II toxin-antitoxin system PemK/MazF family toxin, with protein MSAYIPRQGDIISITFDPQAGHEQKGRRPALVVSKDLFNRNTGLAIVCPITNTDRDFPFHVPIPEASKLSGFVMVEQVKSVDFRARRVKRIEQRNNELLSEVLSILDACLYE; from the coding sequence ATGTCAGCCTATATTCCCAGGCAGGGCGACATAATATCTATTACATTTGATCCACAAGCTGGGCATGAGCAAAAAGGACGCCGGCCAGCACTGGTTGTCAGCAAGGATCTATTCAATAGAAACACAGGCTTAGCCATTGTGTGCCCAATTACAAATACTGACCGTGACTTTCCCTTTCATGTACCAATACCAGAGGCAAGCAAGTTGAGCGGTTTCGTCATGGTTGAGCAAGTAAAATCAGTTGATTTCCGAGCTCGCCGTGTTAAACGTATCGAGCAGCGGAACAATGAACTGTTGTCTGAAGTACTTTCAATATTAGATGCTTGCCTATACGAGTAG
- a CDS encoding AbrB/MazE/SpoVT family DNA-binding domain-containing protein, protein MLAKVQKWGNSQGLRLTKALLSDAQINVGDDVNILVKNGALIVTPAQSVRKKYNLKDLVAKIPKGHQTKETDWGEPVGKEVW, encoded by the coding sequence ATGCTTGCAAAAGTTCAAAAATGGGGAAATAGTCAAGGACTTCGCCTCACAAAGGCATTGCTTTCAGATGCTCAGATAAATGTAGGCGATGACGTCAATATTCTTGTAAAAAACGGTGCCTTAATTGTCACCCCGGCCCAAAGCGTCCGCAAGAAATATAATCTCAAGGATCTTGTAGCAAAAATTCCCAAAGGGCACCAAACCAAAGAAACCGATTGGGGAGAACCCGTCGGAAAAGAGGTCTGGTAA
- the ldhH gene encoding L-lactate dehydrogenase (quinone) large subunit LdhH, with protein MIKTPQNMKDYTDQIRATLKEKFLQTTLNNFATSYKASRAKAFSGMDLEGLREEIACAKDAALPRLEELLEEFTRHAEADGVKVHFAKTAQEANAIIAAIAKENNVKTIVKSKSMTAEETFLNDHLEKQGLKVTETDLGEWIIQLRHAGPSHMVMPAIHLSRYQVGDLFTGVSGEEQDPENIDKLVKVARKQLRPRFIEADMGISGANFAMADSGAIGIVTNEGNARLTTTLPRVHVTLAGVDKLIPDIKTALTAIKGLTRNATGQAITSYVTWIKGQPPCGASEKEVKTRHIVFLDNGRLALAKDPVFSEVLRCIRCGACANVCPIYRILGGHTYGHVYIGAIGLILTFFYHGRDNARAIVKNCLNCQSCKVVCPAKIDLPYLIKKVYREVMDEDGKRPLRNRLLARVMGNRKLFHTLLKNAWMAQAPIADGPKIRHLPTIFGRKHDFRTIPVLAKHPLRDQWSTFKPVVKNPKLKVALFAGCAQDFIYPQQAKDAVSLLASYGVDVDLPMDQTCCGLPLLMMAENETAKEVAEQNMKALNTDKYDYILTLCASCGSHIKENYPKLLQKENAVPEGVKKLEDKIIDFSSFMVNVLKVTADDFRVSGKKVAYHAPCHLCRGLDVVEEPRELMRVAGLDYVPAADEDVCCGFSGSYSVDFPEVSEQLLRRKVANMEATGADIVVTDCPGCVMQISGGMDKHASRMRVCHMAEILQEFRKKE; from the coding sequence ATGATTAAAACGCCCCAGAATATGAAGGACTACACGGATCAGATCCGTGCCACTTTAAAGGAAAAATTCCTCCAGACCACCCTGAACAACTTTGCCACAAGCTACAAGGCTTCCAGAGCCAAGGCCTTCAGCGGCATGGACCTTGAGGGGCTGCGGGAGGAAATTGCCTGCGCCAAGGATGCAGCCCTGCCAAGGCTTGAGGAGCTTCTGGAGGAATTCACCCGCCATGCGGAAGCAGACGGGGTGAAGGTGCACTTTGCAAAAACCGCCCAGGAGGCCAATGCCATCATTGCGGCCATTGCAAAGGAAAACAATGTAAAAACCATCGTGAAATCCAAATCCATGACCGCTGAGGAAACCTTTCTCAACGATCATCTGGAAAAACAGGGCCTGAAAGTCACGGAAACAGACCTTGGGGAATGGATCATCCAGCTGCGCCACGCAGGCCCTTCCCACATGGTTATGCCCGCCATCCACCTTTCCCGCTATCAGGTGGGCGATCTTTTCACCGGTGTATCCGGAGAAGAGCAGGATCCGGAAAACATCGATAAGCTGGTGAAGGTGGCAAGGAAACAGCTCCGGCCCCGCTTCATTGAGGCTGACATGGGCATCTCAGGAGCCAACTTCGCCATGGCCGACTCCGGAGCCATCGGCATTGTCACCAACGAAGGCAATGCCCGGCTCACCACCACCCTGCCCCGTGTACATGTCACCCTTGCCGGTGTGGACAAACTCATCCCGGATATCAAAACGGCCCTCACGGCCATAAAAGGCCTCACCCGGAACGCCACAGGTCAGGCCATAACTTCCTATGTTACATGGATTAAAGGACAGCCCCCCTGCGGCGCTTCGGAAAAAGAAGTCAAAACCCGACACATCGTCTTCCTGGACAATGGCCGTCTGGCCCTTGCCAAAGACCCGGTGTTTTCAGAAGTGCTGCGCTGCATCCGCTGCGGAGCCTGCGCCAACGTCTGCCCCATCTACCGCATCCTCGGCGGACACACCTACGGCCATGTCTATATCGGTGCCATCGGTCTCATCCTCACCTTCTTCTACCATGGAAGGGACAATGCCCGCGCCATCGTGAAAAACTGCCTCAACTGCCAGAGCTGCAAGGTGGTCTGCCCCGCCAAAATTGATCTCCCCTACCTCATTAAAAAGGTATACCGGGAAGTCATGGACGAAGACGGCAAGCGACCTTTGAGAAACCGGCTGCTCGCCAGAGTCATGGGCAACCGCAAGCTCTTCCACACTCTGCTAAAAAATGCATGGATGGCTCAGGCTCCCATTGCCGACGGTCCAAAGATCCGGCATTTGCCCACCATTTTTGGCCGCAAGCACGATTTCCGCACCATTCCCGTGCTGGCCAAACATCCCCTGCGGGATCAGTGGAGCACCTTCAAGCCAGTGGTCAAAAATCCCAAGCTCAAGGTTGCTCTTTTTGCAGGCTGTGCCCAGGACTTCATTTATCCCCAACAGGCAAAAGATGCCGTTTCCCTTCTTGCCAGCTATGGAGTGGACGTGGATCTTCCCATGGACCAGACCTGCTGCGGGCTGCCCCTTCTCATGATGGCGGAAAATGAAACCGCCAAAGAAGTGGCCGAACAGAACATGAAAGCCCTGAATACGGACAAGTACGATTATATCCTCACCCTCTGCGCTTCCTGCGGTTCCCACATAAAAGAGAATTATCCCAAGCTCTTGCAAAAGGAAAATGCGGTGCCTGAAGGTGTGAAAAAACTTGAAGATAAGATCATTGATTTCTCCTCCTTCATGGTAAATGTGCTGAAAGTGACAGCGGATGACTTCCGTGTGAGCGGCAAGAAGGTGGCCTACCACGCACCCTGCCATCTCTGCCGGGGCCTTGATGTGGTGGAAGAGCCAAGGGAGCTGATGCGGGTTGCTGGCCTTGACTATGTCCCGGCTGCGGATGAAGATGTGTGCTGCGGCTTCTCCGGTTCCTATTCCGTTGATTTCCCGGAAGTTTCCGAGCAGCTTCTCCGCCGCAAGGTGGCCAACATGGAGGCAACGGGGGCGGACATTGTGGTAACGGACTGCCCCGGCTGCGTCATGCAGATTTCCGGCGGCATGGACAAGCACGCCTCCCGGATGCGGGTCTGCCATATGGCGGAGATTTTACAGGAGTTCAGGAAAAAGGAATAA
- a CDS encoding LutC/YkgG family protein, producing MENGKDKELFKEKAELVQTVVSTVETLEDVAAYTVDLTADQGGKTIAIAGFDEETLAAILPDLKEKAKAKGIEVLEPPFRPHLEIIHTGLTPALWGIAQTGTLVLRSADENLRIATMLAETHVCVLDPSTIYPSTDELVPLLDAAIKENGAAYMAFITGPSRTADIERVLSIGVHGPEFLHILFKEEKADD from the coding sequence ATGGAAAATGGAAAAGATAAAGAGCTGTTCAAGGAAAAGGCGGAGCTGGTGCAAACCGTGGTCAGCACCGTAGAAACCCTTGAGGATGTTGCGGCCTACACCGTGGATCTCACCGCAGATCAGGGTGGAAAGACCATTGCCATTGCAGGTTTTGACGAAGAAACCCTGGCAGCCATTCTTCCGGATTTAAAGGAAAAGGCCAAAGCCAAAGGCATTGAGGTGCTGGAGCCTCCCTTCAGACCCCACCTTGAAATTATTCACACAGGCCTGACCCCTGCCCTCTGGGGTATAGCCCAGACCGGAACTCTGGTGCTGCGCTCTGCCGATGAAAACCTGCGCATCGCCACCATGCTGGCGGAAACCCATGTCTGCGTGCTGGATCCCTCCACCATTTATCCTTCCACCGATGAACTGGTTCCCCTTCTGGATGCAGCCATCAAAGAAAACGGTGCCGCCTACATGGCTTTCATCACAGGACCAAGCCGTACAGCAGACATTGAACGGGTGTTGAGCATTGGCGTCCATGGGCCTGAATTCCTGCACATTCTTTTCAAGGAGGAAAAAGCCGATGATTAA